One Methylosinus sp. LW4 genomic region harbors:
- a CDS encoding sensor histidine kinase yields the protein MPSLKMPPTAASSDLPHAERGRLRALIVALAPRVARWYRSPLSWRIAIGLLAAAAAVGWRMVITGESGGHLYLTFHLPLLVASFVGGAASGVTALLVIVAVIQFWLAPVDGLEDALAFAAFLTTDAFIIIVGEAFQRTLTHVDNLETLRAMERLAAQNARLVEQFGNVALAAPGVVFSFRLDTGGFSSCPYLAENVRNVFGVAPEEICDNAAPMLRRIHGDDAERMRASFARSAAQMTLLREEFRYDHPSKGTIWLETQAQPVRQADGSTVWHGYAQDVTERRREEAARLAAERALEQRIVELERVNERLARFAYVASHDLQEPLRKIVAFSQMLDAAVASSDQKDISYASEVMRGSALRARELVEDLLVYSRIVEAPLKLQRRNLRVEIQSALADLSELIEESGADVSLDAPCVEFEADPPQFARLMHNLVSNAIKFRRQGETPRIAIHGHVEDSALRLSVSDDGVGFEAKYASAIFEPFKRLHSKAEYPGTGIGLAICKTIADRHGWTLIARSQPLQGATFEVTMRLPS from the coding sequence ATGCCGAGCCTCAAAATGCCGCCGACCGCGGCGAGCTCCGATCTCCCCCACGCCGAGCGCGGCCGCTTGCGGGCGCTCATCGTCGCGCTCGCGCCGCGGGTCGCGCGCTGGTATCGCTCGCCGCTCTCCTGGCGCATCGCCATCGGGCTGCTCGCGGCGGCGGCGGCCGTCGGCTGGCGCATGGTCATCACCGGCGAGAGCGGCGGCCATCTCTATCTCACCTTCCATCTTCCCCTGCTCGTCGCCTCCTTCGTCGGCGGCGCGGCGTCCGGCGTGACGGCCCTGCTCGTCATTGTCGCCGTCATTCAATTCTGGCTCGCGCCGGTGGACGGGCTCGAGGATGCGCTGGCCTTCGCCGCCTTTCTGACGACGGATGCGTTCATCATCATCGTCGGCGAAGCCTTTCAGCGCACGCTGACCCATGTCGACAATCTGGAGACGCTCCGCGCCATGGAGCGGCTCGCGGCGCAGAATGCGCGCCTCGTCGAGCAGTTCGGCAATGTCGCGCTGGCGGCGCCCGGCGTCGTCTTCTCCTTCCGGCTCGACACCGGCGGCTTCAGCTCCTGCCCCTATCTCGCGGAGAATGTGCGCAATGTCTTCGGCGTCGCGCCGGAGGAGATTTGCGACAACGCCGCGCCCATGCTCCGCCGCATCCACGGGGACGACGCCGAGCGCATGCGCGCCAGCTTCGCCCGCTCTGCGGCGCAGATGACGCTGCTGCGCGAGGAGTTCCGCTACGACCATCCCTCCAAGGGGACGATCTGGCTGGAGACGCAGGCGCAGCCGGTGCGCCAGGCCGACGGCTCCACCGTCTGGCACGGCTATGCGCAGGACGTGACCGAGCGTCGCCGCGAGGAGGCCGCCCGGCTCGCGGCCGAGCGGGCGCTGGAGCAGCGCATCGTCGAGCTCGAGCGCGTCAATGAGCGGCTCGCCCGCTTCGCCTATGTCGCCTCGCATGATCTGCAGGAGCCGCTGCGCAAGATCGTCGCCTTCTCGCAAATGCTCGACGCCGCCGTCGCCTCCTCCGATCAGAAGGACATTTCCTATGCGAGCGAGGTGATGCGCGGCTCGGCGCTGCGCGCGCGCGAGCTGGTCGAGGATCTGCTGGTCTATTCGCGCATCGTCGAGGCGCCGCTCAAGCTGCAGCGGCGCAATCTGCGCGTCGAGATTCAATCCGCTCTGGCCGATCTCTCCGAGCTGATCGAGGAATCGGGCGCTGATGTCAGCCTCGACGCGCCCTGCGTGGAATTCGAGGCGGACCCGCCGCAATTCGCGCGGCTCATGCATAATCTCGTCAGCAATGCGATAAAATTCCGCCGCCAGGGCGAGACGCCCCGCATCGCCATCCACGGCCATGTCGAGGACTCTGCGCTGCGCCTCTCCGTCTCCGACGACGGCGTCGGCTTCGAGGCGAAATATGCGAGCGCCATTTTCGAGCCGTTCAAGCGTCTGCACAGCAAGGCCGAATATCCGGGTACGGGAATCGGGCTCGCGATCTGCAAAACCATCGCCGATCGCCATGGCTGGACGCTGATCGCGCGGTCGCAGCCGCTGCAGGGCGCTACATTCGAGGTGACGATGCGGCTGCCGAGCTGA
- a CDS encoding N-acetylmuramoyl-L-alanine amidase — protein sequence MDEMRPTGAGPSRRGGRRAPALRFAAAALALALSGAPAAAGPVAPEPVSAIAVRLEQQKDRARLVFETTAEVKPSVFPVADPYRIVVDLPEMAFRLDPEVGRPAKDKRGGDDLVTSFRFGHFAPGRSRIVVDLARPAKILRAESDSKLGSPRLVVELEPTDAASFAAEAARLAPTVSAATAPAAEPPAPTADAKPLLVIDPGHGGVDVGAAGPHGEQEKTIVLEFARALKGKLEADGKLRVLLTRNEDAFMALDERVRVARQAGAELFLSIHADTLGETSVEGATVYTVSARASDSEAAKIAEKENFADRAAGLERKSEDAGEVGDILYDLTRRETRAYSHVFARTLIAYWQTVGHLNKNPSRSAGFVVLKAFDIPSVLLELGYLSSARDLSRMLSPEWRERAAEATAQAIERYFDERREPAQLQASAPSQAVATTQRPQ from the coding sequence ATGGACGAGATGCGACCGACGGGGGCCGGGCCTTCGCGGAGAGGCGGGCGACGTGCGCCTGCGCTGCGCTTTGCCGCGGCGGCCCTCGCCCTCGCCCTCTCCGGCGCGCCCGCAGCAGCCGGACCCGTCGCGCCCGAGCCTGTCTCTGCCATCGCCGTCCGCTTGGAGCAGCAGAAGGACCGCGCCCGTCTTGTCTTCGAGACGACGGCGGAGGTGAAGCCGAGCGTCTTTCCCGTCGCCGACCCTTATCGAATCGTCGTCGATCTCCCCGAAATGGCCTTCCGTCTCGACCCGGAGGTCGGCCGCCCGGCCAAGGACAAGCGCGGCGGCGACGATCTCGTGACCTCCTTCCGATTCGGCCATTTCGCGCCAGGACGCTCGCGAATCGTCGTCGATCTCGCGCGGCCGGCCAAAATCCTTCGCGCCGAGAGCGATTCGAAGCTCGGCTCCCCGCGCCTCGTCGTCGAGCTCGAGCCGACCGACGCCGCGAGCTTCGCCGCAGAGGCGGCCCGGCTCGCCCCTACCGTTTCCGCCGCCACCGCCCCCGCGGCCGAGCCGCCGGCGCCCACGGCCGACGCCAAGCCTCTGCTGGTCATCGACCCCGGCCATGGCGGCGTCGATGTCGGCGCCGCCGGCCCGCATGGCGAGCAGGAGAAGACCATCGTCCTCGAATTCGCCCGCGCGCTGAAGGGCAAGCTCGAGGCGGACGGCAAGCTGCGCGTGCTCCTCACCCGCAATGAGGACGCCTTCATGGCGCTCGACGAGCGCGTGCGCGTCGCGCGTCAGGCCGGAGCGGAGCTGTTCCTTTCGATCCACGCCGATACGCTGGGCGAGACCAGCGTCGAGGGAGCGACGGTCTACACCGTCTCCGCCCGCGCCTCCGACTCGGAGGCCGCCAAGATCGCCGAGAAGGAGAATTTCGCCGATCGCGCCGCCGGGCTCGAGCGCAAATCCGAGGACGCGGGCGAAGTCGGCGACATTCTCTACGATCTCACCCGCCGCGAGACGCGCGCCTATAGCCATGTCTTCGCCCGCACGCTGATCGCCTATTGGCAGACGGTCGGCCATCTCAACAAGAATCCGAGCCGCTCCGCCGGCTTCGTCGTGCTGAAAGCCTTCGATATTCCGTCCGTCCTGCTGGAGCTCGGCTATTTGTCCAGCGCGCGCGACCTCTCGCGCATGCTGTCGCCGGAATGGCGCGAGCGCGCCGCAGAGGCCACCGCGCAGGCGATCGAGCGCTATTTCGACGAGCGCCGGGAGCCGGCGCAGCTTCAGGCCAGCGCGCCGTCTCAGGCCGTGGCCACGACGCAACGCCCACAATAA
- a CDS encoding aminotransferase class I/II-fold pyridoxal phosphate-dependent enzyme, whose translation MAKHNSLSDYASRRFRFAGNALLQYHDPFFAQIDRLRADFEAKGTHFVSFANYDYLGLANHPKILEEADRELHRLGVGALASRLVGGERSTHKPFEAEIAEFLGMEAALTLVSGYLANVTTISWLLGKRDALFIDELAHNSIVAGCEASPAEVIKFRHNDFEHLDHLLAKKRQDFRHVLIVVEGIYSMDGDTADLPRLVELKDRHDAWLMVDEAHSLGVLGETGRGLAELQGVDPGRLDLVVGTMSKTLASCGGFVCAKKPVIDWFRYTLPGFVYSVGLSPVILASARTALQLMQEESWRVGKLARNAEFFRDYAHANGLSTGPAIGRGVVPILFQDSVETMWASQHLLGLGFYVPPIVQIGVPKDQPRLRFFLSANHSEDEIRAVLDALRDLPPVAAEAHELVKKAMAGASL comes from the coding sequence GTGGCGAAGCATAACAGCCTTTCGGACTACGCATCGAGACGATTTCGTTTCGCCGGCAATGCGCTCCTCCAATATCACGATCCCTTCTTCGCGCAGATCGATCGGCTTCGCGCCGATTTCGAGGCGAAAGGGACGCATTTCGTCAGCTTCGCCAATTACGACTATCTCGGCCTCGCCAATCACCCCAAGATTCTGGAGGAGGCCGATCGCGAGCTGCATCGGCTCGGCGTCGGCGCGCTGGCCTCGCGCCTCGTCGGCGGCGAGCGCTCGACTCACAAGCCCTTCGAGGCGGAGATCGCCGAATTTCTCGGCATGGAGGCGGCGCTGACGCTGGTCTCCGGCTATCTCGCCAATGTGACGACCATCTCCTGGCTGCTCGGCAAGCGCGACGCTCTGTTCATCGACGAACTCGCCCACAACAGCATCGTCGCCGGCTGCGAGGCCTCGCCGGCCGAGGTCATCAAGTTCCGCCACAACGACTTCGAGCATCTGGATCATCTCCTCGCCAAGAAGCGCCAGGACTTCCGCCATGTGCTCATCGTCGTCGAGGGCATCTACAGCATGGACGGCGACACCGCCGATCTGCCGCGCCTCGTGGAGCTGAAAGATCGCCACGACGCCTGGCTGATGGTCGATGAAGCGCATTCGCTCGGCGTGCTGGGCGAGACGGGCCGCGGCCTCGCCGAGCTGCAGGGCGTCGATCCCGGCCGGCTCGATCTCGTCGTCGGCACCATGTCGAAGACTCTCGCCTCCTGCGGCGGCTTCGTCTGCGCGAAAAAGCCGGTCATCGACTGGTTCCGCTACACTCTGCCGGGCTTCGTCTACAGCGTCGGCCTCTCGCCGGTGATTCTCGCTTCGGCGCGCACCGCCCTGCAGCTGATGCAGGAGGAGAGCTGGCGCGTCGGCAAGCTGGCGCGCAACGCCGAATTCTTCCGCGATTACGCCCACGCCAATGGGCTGAGCACCGGGCCGGCGATCGGCCGCGGCGTGGTGCCGATTCTGTTCCAGGACAGCGTCGAGACCATGTGGGCCTCGCAGCATCTGCTCGGCCTCGGCTTCTATGTGCCGCCGATCGTGCAGATCGGCGTGCCCAAGGACCAGCCGCGTCTGCGTTTCTTCCTCTCCGCCAATCATTCCGAGGATGAGATTCGCGCTGTGCTCGACGCGCTGCGCGATCTGCCGCCGGTGGCCGCGGAGGCGCATGAATTGGTGAAAAAGGCGATGGCGGGCGCGAGCCTGTGA
- the ccmB gene encoding heme exporter protein CcmB: MNSPLVALFLRDLRVARRIGGSATMGVVFFLVMVSIAPFAIGPDPNLLARIGPAILWIAALLASLLCLDRLFQADLEDGSLDLFHLGRAPLELAVLVKCAAHWVTTGLPLTLAAPFLGLMLQQEETALVAVTITLLAGTPALTLIGAIGAAATVTLRRGGLLMALLVLPLTIPVLIFGVSAAEAATGGTVSFFAPFAILCAISLASLALCPFAAAAALRSVGE; the protein is encoded by the coding sequence GTGAATTCTCCGCTTGTCGCATTGTTCTTGCGCGATTTGCGCGTCGCCCGCCGCATCGGCGGCTCGGCGACCATGGGCGTCGTGTTTTTTCTGGTGATGGTGTCGATCGCGCCTTTCGCCATCGGACCGGACCCCAATCTTCTCGCCCGCATCGGCCCGGCGATCTTGTGGATCGCGGCGCTGCTGGCCAGCCTTCTCTGCCTCGATCGGCTGTTTCAAGCCGATCTCGAGGATGGCTCGCTCGATCTCTTTCACCTCGGCCGCGCGCCGCTCGAGCTGGCGGTTCTGGTGAAATGCGCCGCTCATTGGGTGACGACCGGCCTGCCGCTGACGCTGGCGGCCCCCTTTCTCGGCCTGATGCTGCAGCAGGAGGAGACGGCGCTCGTCGCCGTCACGATCACGCTTCTGGCCGGCACGCCGGCGCTGACGCTGATCGGCGCCATAGGCGCGGCGGCGACGGTGACATTGCGCCGCGGCGGCCTGCTGATGGCGCTGCTGGTGCTGCCGTTGACGATTCCTGTGCTGATTTTCGGAGTGTCGGCGGCGGAGGCGGCGACGGGCGGCACAGTGTCCTTCTTCGCGCCCTTCGCGATTCTATGCGCGATCAGCCTGGCGTCGCTGGCGCTCTGCCCTTTCGCCGCGGCGGCGGCGCTGCGGAGCGTGGGGGAGTAG
- a CDS encoding nucleotidyltransferase domain-containing protein gives MTTTFDPIMSRFRAALDEAYGARLQRVVLFGSRARGDARPDSDYDVAIFLTDMESVGREADRIAEIETDILYDTGAVINALPFIAAAYREPTALMGELRREGVDL, from the coding sequence ATGACGACGACATTCGATCCGATCATGAGCCGCTTCCGCGCCGCGCTCGACGAGGCTTACGGCGCACGGCTGCAAAGAGTCGTGCTGTTCGGATCGCGCGCCCGCGGCGACGCACGACCGGATTCCGATTACGACGTCGCGATCTTTCTGACGGATATGGAGAGCGTCGGGCGAGAAGCGGATCGGATCGCCGAGATCGAGACAGATATTCTCTACGACACGGGCGCTGTCATCAACGCCCTGCCCTTCATCGCCGCGGCCTATCGCGAGCCGACCGCGCTGATGGGAGAACTCCGACGCGAAGGCGTCGATCTGTGA
- a CDS encoding fatty acid desaturase — translation MNVISISSTSSADRSHVERRRLILEAHPEVRTLFGKDDLTFKITAGIFAGQLTIAAVLGWLGLSYWPLTLLLAICVGAFANHAAFVAIHDAIHNCVFENTLYNKLTALLADLPNAFPTAMGFRCYHIKHHSHLSAYDYDADIPSHWEVEWVGNSTWRKALWLFFFPAIQLARLSRLKGTVPFMGFWTYINTAVILIFDIFVLWAFGANALLYLILSFWFSVGGLHPLSARWVQEHFAFGPNQGTFDYYGPLNKVALNIGYHNEHHDFHEIPWRRLPELTEMAPEFYKPLGAHYSWFALLVTFVFDPRYSLQTRSANVEVASAAQLVPVPAE, via the coding sequence ATGAATGTCATCTCGATTTCTTCGACGTCCTCCGCCGACCGCTCGCATGTGGAGCGTCGCCGCCTCATTCTCGAGGCGCATCCCGAGGTGAGGACGCTGTTCGGCAAGGACGATCTCACTTTCAAGATCACCGCTGGGATATTCGCCGGCCAGCTGACGATCGCCGCCGTTCTCGGCTGGCTCGGCCTCTCCTATTGGCCGCTGACATTGCTGCTGGCGATTTGCGTCGGCGCCTTCGCCAATCACGCGGCTTTCGTCGCCATTCACGACGCGATCCATAATTGCGTGTTCGAGAACACGCTCTACAACAAGCTCACCGCTTTGCTCGCCGATCTCCCCAACGCCTTTCCGACGGCGATGGGCTTTCGCTGCTATCACATCAAGCATCACTCGCATCTGTCGGCCTATGATTACGACGCCGACATTCCGAGCCATTGGGAGGTGGAGTGGGTGGGCAATAGCACATGGCGCAAGGCGCTGTGGCTGTTCTTCTTCCCGGCGATCCAGCTGGCGCGCCTGTCGCGGCTCAAGGGCACTGTGCCTTTCATGGGCTTTTGGACCTATATCAACACGGCCGTCATCCTGATCTTCGACATCTTCGTGCTCTGGGCCTTCGGCGCCAATGCGCTGCTCTATCTGATCCTGTCCTTCTGGTTCTCGGTCGGCGGGCTGCATCCTCTGAGCGCGCGCTGGGTGCAGGAGCATTTCGCCTTCGGCCCCAATCAGGGCACGTTCGACTATTACGGCCCGCTCAACAAGGTCGCGCTCAACATCGGCTATCACAACGAGCATCACGACTTTCACGAGATACCCTGGCGCCGCCTGCCGGAGCTCACCGAAATGGCGCCGGAGTTCTACAAGCCGCTCGGCGCCCATTATTCGTGGTTCGCCCTGCTCGTCACTTTCGTCTTCGACCCGCGCTATTCGCTGCAGACGCGCTCCGCCAATGTGGAGGTCGCCAGCGCCGCGCAGCTCGTTCCCGTCCCGGCGGAGTAG
- a CDS encoding penicillin-binding protein 1A encodes MRLLVRFFGFLFATGAIVFLIAVTAAAGVVYIFSKDLPDTAQLRNYEPPVTTRIHANDGSILAEYSRERRLFLPSAAIPPLVKQAFISAEDKNFYTHNGVDFEGIARAASILAQGGRHMQGASTITQQVAKNFLVGNERSFERKIREALISFRIEAAYPKDRILELYLNEIYLGLGNYGVAAAALNYFNKSVYELTIPEAAYLAALPKAPNNYHPFQHRDRALERRNYVIDRMVADGFVSQKDGDKAKTEPLGVNPRVTSPNTYVAGYFAEEVRRELLDKYGDKKLYEGGLSVRSTLDPKMQAITRKALADGLVRFDEAHGFRGPMRHIDISYDWGLPLADIPALGDVKPWRLAVVLETNDSFARIGLQPGREKSGEVARERETGQLSQEGMRWAGRSIRAAVTPGDVIYVEPLAGRPGQYRLRQIPEISGAMVAMDPYTGRVFAMVGGFSYDQSEFNRATQALRQPGSSFKPFVYATALDNGYTPSSSILDEPITIVQANGESWTPENFEGAHGTGAHPLRYGVEHSKNMMTVRLAKDVGMPLIAEYAKRFGIYDDMPLYLPMSLGAGETTVMRMVTAYSMLCNGGKRVKATLIDRIQDRWGKTIYRHDERQCLGCDAPKWESQNEPKLIDKREQVLDPLTAYQITSIMEGVIERGTGQSIKAVGKHLAGKTGTTNEAKDLWFVGFSPDLAVGVYIGYDRPRPVGEGKSAQAATYAAPIFRDFMMVALKDKPDVPFRVPPGIKLISVDPHSGLRSKGAGSILEAFKPGTAPPDSYSPAGSDGGLQSGAAQDVDKQVGSGTGGLY; translated from the coding sequence ATGCGTCTGCTCGTCCGGTTCTTCGGCTTCCTCTTCGCGACCGGCGCCATCGTCTTCCTGATCGCCGTGACGGCGGCGGCCGGCGTCGTCTACATATTCTCGAAGGATCTGCCGGACACGGCGCAATTGCGCAATTACGAGCCGCCCGTCACGACGCGCATCCACGCCAACGACGGCTCCATCCTCGCCGAATATTCGCGCGAGCGCCGGCTGTTCCTGCCGAGCGCGGCGATTCCGCCGCTCGTCAAGCAGGCCTTCATCTCGGCCGAGGACAAGAATTTCTACACGCATAATGGCGTCGATTTCGAAGGCATCGCCCGCGCGGCCTCGATCCTCGCCCAGGGCGGCCGGCACATGCAGGGCGCCTCCACCATCACCCAGCAGGTGGCCAAGAACTTCCTCGTCGGCAATGAGCGCAGCTTCGAGCGCAAGATCAGAGAGGCGCTGATCTCCTTCCGCATAGAGGCGGCCTATCCCAAGGACCGCATCCTCGAGCTCTATCTCAACGAGATCTATCTCGGTCTCGGCAATTACGGCGTCGCCGCCGCGGCGCTGAACTATTTCAACAAATCGGTCTATGAGCTGACGATACCGGAGGCGGCCTATCTCGCCGCTCTGCCCAAGGCGCCCAACAACTACCATCCCTTCCAGCATCGCGACCGCGCGCTTGAGCGCCGCAATTACGTCATCGACCGCATGGTCGCCGACGGCTTCGTCTCGCAGAAGGACGGCGACAAGGCCAAGACCGAGCCGCTCGGCGTCAATCCGCGCGTCACCTCGCCCAACACCTATGTCGCCGGCTATTTCGCCGAGGAGGTGCGCCGCGAGCTGCTCGACAAATACGGGGACAAGAAGCTCTATGAGGGCGGCCTCTCGGTGCGCTCGACGCTCGACCCCAAGATGCAGGCCATCACGCGCAAGGCGCTGGCCGACGGCCTGGTGCGCTTCGACGAGGCGCATGGCTTCCGCGGCCCGATGCGCCATATCGACATCTCCTATGATTGGGGCCTGCCGCTCGCCGATATTCCCGCGCTCGGCGATGTGAAGCCCTGGCGCCTCGCCGTGGTGCTGGAGACGAACGACAGCTTCGCCCGCATCGGCCTGCAGCCCGGGCGCGAGAAATCCGGCGAGGTGGCGCGCGAGCGCGAGACCGGCCAGCTCTCGCAAGAAGGCATGCGCTGGGCCGGCCGCAGCATTCGCGCCGCGGTGACGCCGGGCGACGTCATTTATGTCGAGCCGCTCGCGGGCCGGCCGGGGCAGTATCGGCTGCGCCAAATCCCGGAAATCTCCGGCGCCATGGTGGCGATGGACCCGTATACGGGCCGCGTCTTCGCCATGGTCGGCGGCTTCTCCTACGATCAGTCGGAGTTCAACCGCGCGACGCAGGCGCTGCGCCAGCCGGGCTCCTCCTTCAAGCCCTTCGTCTACGCCACGGCGCTGGACAATGGCTACACGCCCTCCTCCTCCATTCTCGACGAGCCGATCACCATCGTGCAGGCCAATGGCGAGAGCTGGACGCCGGAGAATTTCGAGGGCGCGCACGGCACTGGCGCGCATCCGCTGCGCTATGGCGTCGAGCACTCCAAGAATATGATGACGGTGCGCCTCGCCAAGGACGTCGGCATGCCGCTGATCGCCGAATACGCCAAGCGCTTCGGCATTTACGACGACATGCCGCTCTATCTGCCCATGTCGCTCGGCGCCGGCGAGACGACGGTGATGCGCATGGTCACCGCCTATTCCATGCTGTGCAATGGCGGCAAGCGGGTGAAGGCGACGCTGATCGACCGCATTCAGGACCGCTGGGGCAAGACGATCTATCGCCATGACGAGCGCCAATGCCTGGGCTGCGACGCCCCCAAATGGGAGAGCCAGAACGAGCCCAAGCTCATCGACAAGCGCGAGCAGGTGCTCGATCCGCTGACCGCCTATCAGATCACTTCCATCATGGAAGGCGTCATCGAACGCGGCACCGGCCAGTCGATCAAGGCGGTGGGCAAGCATCTCGCCGGCAAGACCGGCACCACCAACGAGGCCAAGGATCTCTGGTTCGTCGGCTTCTCGCCCGATCTCGCCGTCGGCGTCTATATCGGCTACGACCGCCCCCGCCCCGTCGGCGAGGGCAAGAGCGCGCAGGCGGCGACCTACGCCGCGCCGATCTTCCGCGATTTCATGATGGTGGCGCTGAAAGACAAGCCCGACGTGCCCTTCCGCGTGCCGCCGGGCATAAAGCTGATCTCGGTCGATCCGCATTCGGGCCTGCGCTCCAAGGGCGCCGGCTCCATCCTCGAGGCCTTCAAGCCCGGCACCGCGCCGCCGGACTCCTATTCCCCGGCCGGCAGCGACGGCGGATTGCAGTCCGGCGCCGCGCAGGATGTGGACAAGCAGGTGGGCAGCGGGACGGGCGGGTTGTACTGA
- the ccmA gene encoding heme ABC exporter ATP-binding protein CcmA, with protein MTDIPHPPSRPHAERASALRLRVEDLAVARGGRRVLAGLGFSLSSGEALIVTGRNGAGKSTLLRALAGLLPRLSGSVAIEGAAEAEEPATLLHYLAHADGLKAPLTARENLEFWAQFLGEEPDRRSLPPAEALERVGLAHLSETPVAMLSAGQKRRIALARLLVVFRPLWLLDEPTSALDAASRTRLARLMTEHRALGGMIIAATHEPLGLEDARELALGANS; from the coding sequence ATGACAGACATTCCGCATCCGCCCTCCCGTCCCCATGCCGAGCGCGCCTCCGCCCTGCGCCTTCGGGTGGAGGATCTCGCCGTCGCCCGCGGCGGGCGGCGCGTGCTCGCGGGCCTCGGCTTCTCCCTTTCGAGCGGCGAGGCGCTGATCGTCACTGGTCGCAATGGGGCCGGCAAATCGACGCTTTTGCGTGCGCTCGCCGGGCTTTTGCCGCGCCTTTCCGGCAGCGTCGCGATCGAGGGCGCCGCGGAGGCGGAGGAGCCGGCGACGCTGCTCCATTATCTCGCCCATGCCGATGGGCTGAAGGCGCCGCTCACCGCCCGCGAGAATCTGGAGTTCTGGGCGCAATTTCTGGGCGAGGAGCCGGATCGCCGCAGCCTCCCGCCGGCCGAGGCGCTGGAGCGCGTCGGGCTCGCGCATCTCTCCGAGACGCCGGTCGCCATGCTCTCCGCCGGGCAGAAGCGCCGCATCGCGCTGGCTCGCCTGCTGGTGGTCTTCCGGCCGCTCTGGCTGCTGGACGAGCCGACCAGCGCGCTCGACGCCGCCTCGCGGACGCGGCTCGCGCGGCTGATGACGGAGCATCGCGCGCTCGGCGGAATGATCATCGCCGCCACGCATGAGCCGCTCGGCCTCGAGGACGCGCGCGAGCTGGCGCTGGGAGCGAATTCGTGA
- a CDS encoding HEPN domain-containing protein: MKAEAAHLLEKAREDLSDARKIAAIGLVKVAARCAYYAAFHAAEAYIMEATGKSVKTHSGARAEFARLAKDSGAIDKSLPKFLAKAYIYKEISDYGAGPGADVTPADAEEAIIAATRFIDSITALLARE; encoded by the coding sequence GTGAAGGCGGAAGCCGCCCACCTTCTCGAAAAGGCGCGCGAAGATCTGAGCGACGCCCGCAAGATCGCCGCCATCGGGCTCGTCAAGGTCGCCGCTCGCTGCGCCTATTACGCCGCCTTCCATGCCGCCGAAGCCTACATCATGGAAGCGACCGGCAAGAGCGTGAAGACCCATTCCGGCGCGAGAGCCGAGTTCGCGCGGCTGGCGAAAGACAGCGGAGCGATCGACAAGTCGCTGCCGAAATTCCTCGCCAAAGCCTATATTTACAAGGAAATCAGCGACTATGGCGCTGGTCCCGGCGCCGATGTCACGCCCGCTGACGCCGAAGAGGCGATCATTGCGGCGACACGCTTCATCGATAGCATAACGGCTTTGCTGGCCAGAGAGTGA
- a CDS encoding sterol desaturase family protein, translated as MTAIENEALDASPRLFESDLLDKYSRVHHLTPPLVYGPIILWLLAYASNYASAGYILLAFVAGYIAWTLTEYFGHRFLFHTVFPLPFGLGPRFQFLIHGVHHIYPSDPLRLVMPPLLSTPIMLIALSLIRLVFGGDFAWPMLAGFIAGYVLYDCVHYWTHHGQPKSKLGHLVRRLHMLHHFRDPERGFGVHAIWWDYVFGTNYAKDQTPGSRAL; from the coding sequence ATGACTGCCATTGAAAACGAGGCGCTCGACGCCTCGCCGCGCCTCTTCGAGAGCGACCTTCTCGACAAATATTCGCGCGTCCACCATCTGACCCCGCCGCTCGTCTATGGGCCGATCATCCTCTGGCTCCTCGCCTATGCGAGCAATTATGCGAGCGCGGGCTATATTCTCCTCGCCTTCGTCGCCGGCTACATCGCCTGGACGCTGACCGAATATTTCGGCCATCGCTTCCTGTTCCATACGGTGTTTCCGCTGCCCTTCGGGCTCGGGCCGCGCTTCCAATTCCTCATCCATGGCGTGCATCACATCTATCCGAGCGATCCGCTGCGGCTCGTCATGCCGCCGCTGCTGTCGACGCCGATCATGCTGATCGCGCTCTCGCTCATCCGCCTCGTCTTCGGCGGCGATTTCGCGTGGCCCATGCTCGCGGGCTTCATCGCCGGCTATGTGCTCTATGACTGCGTGCATTATTGGACGCATCACGGCCAGCCCAAGTCCAAGCTCGGCCATCTGGTGCGCCGCCTGCACATGCTGCATCATTTCCGCGATCCAGAACGCGGCTTCGGCGTCCATGCGATCTGGTGGGATTATGTCTTCGGCACCAATTATGCGAAGGACCAGACGCCCGGCAGCCGCGCCTTGTGA